The DNA window CAGCCGCAGCCGGGTCGAACGCTTGCGCCTCCTCGACGGAGTCTGGAACGATCGGCTTGAGCCGATTGAGCGTTCCGCCACCGATCCGTTCCTCGAAGGCGACCTGCGGGTCCACGGTCCCGTTCTGCGCTGGCGCATCACCGTTTTTCGACCCGATTTCCGGAGCATTGTCATCGGGTTTGCGTGAGGAGGCAGGCTCAGTATCTGATCTGCTGTTGGATCGAGATCGGCGGAGAATCGCCAGTCCGGCACCGAGAACGAGGAGTCCACCCATGGCCAGCGCGACCGCCGGCCCAATGTCCACGATACTAACCGTCGTCTCGAGACCGCTGAACTCGCGCACGATTGTTAGAAGAGGCCCGTCCGCGTACTCCCACCCTGACATCGGATGCGATATGCCGCGTTCCGTTCCCCACCCAACGGTAGCCGACACGTCACTACCCGACGACCGTATTCCCCCAAAGCGGTCGATTTGCATGTAGAATACCTGTCTCGTCGGGGGTAAAGATGTACCGGCCTCTCGGGTCGTTTTGATCCAGTTTCACTAGTCGCGGAAGCGAAGTCAGCCTACTCAGACTGGACTGTGACCGTCCGGCGTTGCTCGACCGGCACCAGCGATTCATCTGGGAACGCAACGCTAATCGTATACTCGAGTTCGTCCGTGTCTGCGCCGAAGACGCCGACGGGGACGGTTTCAGTGTCGCGAAGATAGGTGTTCGTACTCGTCATCTCGCGGCCGTTGACGGTGACGCGGATACCGGCGCGTTCGGGTTCGCCGACGTTTCGGACGGTTACTTCACAAACGTCGTTGTCGCCGGTTGCGATGGTCTCGGGGAACGCCCCCCAGTCGATCTCGAGTGCCGGCAGGGACTGTGCGCCCTCGTAGACGCGTTCGGCGACGCCCTCCGAGAGACCGGCGTCGACGAGGCCAGCGATACCGGCGTCGACTACGTCGCCGGGCGTCGCCAGCCCCTCTGTCGCGAGTTTGCTCGCGCGACCGGCACCGACGCCGTCGATGGCCGTTAGCCCGACAGCGTCCGCCGAAACGCCGTTTTCGATGCGAGCTTCGATTCGTCGCGAGAGGTTCGCCGCGTGCGGGCCGACGAATCGGTCGAGAAACGCGCTCAGTGCAGAGAGTAGCCGCGTTGCGTTCTGGCGGATCACCCACGCGTCGCTCGTCAACTCTGTGGGTGTCCTCCCGTTTGCTGCACCGCGCAAGATGGCGAGGACCTTCCGCTGGCCAGCCTCGAGGTCGCCGTACTCCTGGCCGACTAAGACGGCGTCGATGGCGTCGCGTTCGTCCTGGCGGGCCGAGACCGAATCGAACTCGCCGGCGGTCGCAACCGCCTCGAGGATGTCATCCGTCTCGAGGGTTGTTCCGTCGTCCGCTCGGTCACAGAGGCTGGCGAACGTCGCCGCCGTCTCGAGGCGCAGGTAGTACTTCGAGGCAAGGACGCCTCGTTGTGTCGCCTCAATCGAGAGGTCCTCGCCAGTTTCGACGAAGCCGTGGGAAACGAGATCCTCGAGGCAGTCACGGACGCGCTCGCGGAGGTTTGGAAAGTCGTATTTGTCGGGTTTGGATTGGCCGCGGACGTAGTAAAAGGTCGTCTCGAGCCAGTCCATCACGTCATCGAGGTCGGTGATGGTCCCCATCGCGATTTCGGCGTTCAGGTGGGTCTCGAGGCTTTCGGCGAGACGGGATTCGATCTCCTTGCCGTCGCGCAGCAGGCGGCGGTACTTATCCGCCTCCGCTGTATCGCAGACGACCCAACCGTAGCCCACATCGTCGTAGCCCGGCCGACCTGCCCGCCCGAGCATCTGGAGCACGTCGAGCGGGCTCATATCGACTTCGCCCTCGAGTGGGTCGTGCAGTTTCGTGTCTCGAATCACGACACAGCGCGCGGGGAGGTTGACACCCCACGCCAGCGTCGAGGTTGAAAAGAGCAGTTCGACGATGCCCGCTTTGAACCACTCCTCGACGAGGTCGCGGTCGTTCTTCGAGAGCCCCGCATGGTGGAAGGCGACGCCGTCGAGGACGGAGTTCCGAAGGGTGTCGTTCTCGAGTTCTTTCGAGTCAGTATGGAAATCGTAGTTGCCGCGTGCGCCCATCGGAATGTCGCGTTCGGCGATCTCGTCGCGGGCTTTCTCGGCCGCGCGGACAGTGTCCTGTCTCGAGGAGACGAACACGAGCGACTGGCCGTCTTCCCGAAGGTGGGGTTCTGCGAGGTCGAGTGCGCGATAGAGACGCCGATACTTGTCGGCAAAGGAGTTCTCGCCGTGCGTGTAGGTCTTGACGCCTGCGTTCAGATCGACCGGACGATACTCATCGTCGAACTCGAAGGTCGTCTCCGCGGGCGCGTCGAGCCACGCCGCCACGTCGTCGATGTTCGGCATCGTCGCCGACAGCGCCACGACGCGTGGCTCACAGAGCCGCCGCAGTCGGGAAATCGTCACCTCGAGCACCGAGCCTCGTCGGTCGGCATCAAGTAAGTGGACTTCGTCGATAACGCAGACGTCGACGTCGGTGACGAAGTCGTAGCGTCGCGAATCGTGTTTGCGGGTCGCCGAGTCGAGTTTCTCGGGCGTCATCACGAGGATGTCCGCGCGTCGCGCGCGTCGCGGGTTCAGATCCCGCTCGCCCGTGACGACGTACACCGAGTACTCGAGGTCTTCAAACCGGTCCCAGTCGTCTTCCTTTTCGTTCGTCAGCGCCCGCATGGGCGCGATAAACAGTGCGGTTCCGCCATCCGCGAGCGCCTTACAGATCGCGAGTTCGGCGAGGGCGGTCTTGCCCGCCGCCGTCG is part of the Natronolimnobius sp. AArcel1 genome and encodes:
- a CDS encoding DEAD/DEAH box helicase; translated protein: MEVAEVLPEFADAFAFEEFNRMQREAVPALLESEDNVVASAPTAAGKTALAELAICKALADGGTALFIAPMRALTNEKEDDWDRFEDLEYSVYVVTGERDLNPRRARRADILVMTPEKLDSATRKHDSRRYDFVTDVDVCVIDEVHLLDADRRGSVLEVTISRLRRLCEPRVVALSATMPNIDDVAAWLDAPAETTFEFDDEYRPVDLNAGVKTYTHGENSFADKYRRLYRALDLAEPHLREDGQSLVFVSSRQDTVRAAEKARDEIAERDIPMGARGNYDFHTDSKELENDTLRNSVLDGVAFHHAGLSKNDRDLVEEWFKAGIVELLFSTSTLAWGVNLPARCVVIRDTKLHDPLEGEVDMSPLDVLQMLGRAGRPGYDDVGYGWVVCDTAEADKYRRLLRDGKEIESRLAESLETHLNAEIAMGTITDLDDVMDWLETTFYYVRGQSKPDKYDFPNLRERVRDCLEDLVSHGFVETGEDLSIEATQRGVLASKYYLRLETAATFASLCDRADDGTTLETDDILEAVATAGEFDSVSARQDERDAIDAVLVGQEYGDLEAGQRKVLAILRGAANGRTPTELTSDAWVIRQNATRLLSALSAFLDRFVGPHAANLSRRIEARIENGVSADAVGLTAIDGVGAGRASKLATEGLATPGDVVDAGIAGLVDAGLSEGVAERVYEGAQSLPALEIDWGAFPETIATGDNDVCEVTVRNVGEPERAGIRVTVNGREMTSTNTYLRDTETVPVGVFGADTDELEYTISVAFPDESLVPVEQRRTVTVQSE